AGACGGAAGGAGAGGGCTGGTCCCCTCCAATTTCGTGGAACCCGTGTCAGATGACGACGTCATGGGTACGGATCCGCCAGAGACTATTGAGCTAAGCCACAACAGCAGTTTGCACAGTGCCAGCCACCAGCATCACCTCCACGCAAGTGTCCGCGCCTCCGATAGAAGCGAGCTCTCTTCTGTCTGCGGCCCCGCCTCCGCCTCTTCCAATTCGGCCTTGGCTGTCTCAGCCCCCCTCACCAATGGCCTGGACTTGGATTTGGAGGAGGTGGGAGCGGACACTGTGCCTTACCCACGTAAGCTCACCCTCATCAAGCAGCTCGCCAAGAGCATCATCATCAGCTGGGACCCTCCGTCGGTGCCGGCCGGGTGGGGCAACGTGTGGAGTTACAACGTCTACGTGGACCAGGAGCTCCGGCTCAACGTGCCCTTCGGCGCCCAGACCAAGGCGGTGCTGGAGAGACTGGACATTAACCTCAAGGCTTACCGCGTGTCCGTGCAAAGCCTGACGGAAAAGGGACTTTCGGACCAGCTGCGCTGCAGCATGCTCATCGGCAGGGACGTTTGCGTGGCCCCCACGCAGCTGAGCGTGGACCGGGTCACGGCTACGTCCGCCAACCTGTCGTGGCTTCCCAGCAACAGCAACTACGTGCACATTGTGTTCTTGAATGAGGAGGAGTGCGAGCTGGTCAAGGCTGGCTGCTATTCGCTGTGCCTCAATAACCTCTTACCCAGCCTGCGGTACAGCGTCAAAGTGGAGGCGCGGCCGCACCGCACGCCTTGGGAGTTACCCGTGGAGCGACGTCAACGCACAAGTGCCACCATCAACTTCAACACGCTAATGGCAGGTCAGGATCTGATAGTTGCTCATCTGATTACATTTACCTGTGAGTTTTGAATAGTTTTTCCGTTCGAGTGAAATGGACTACCCTACAAAACTACAGAGTTGGACCAGTCAAGCTGAAGAACATTTGGCTTTGACAGTTTTCCATTTGTAGATGTTTTAGCAAAGTAGTgattagatgttttttttttttttaggaatttAGATTAGCGACTAGTGTAATGTCTTTTGATTAAGTTCATTAAATGACACCCTCAACTTTGCTTAAGTTTCATGCCCGCAGTCTGGGAACGCAGGTACATATTGTTTTTGAATGTCTCTTGGAGGATTGTAGTTGGGATTACCATTCCACCACTAAGACTGGCTGTGATTTTCTGCAGGCCCCCCTGACGCTCCATTAGATGTTCAGTTGGAGCACGGTCCTTCACCAGGTATCGCTCTCATCAGCTGGCTGCCCGTCACCATTGATTGTGCCGGGACCTCCAACGGAGTCCGTGTCACTGGATACACCATGTATGCAGATAAGAAGAAGGTATGACCACCCCGTTTATGAAATATCCGTCAACTGGAAATCAGTCCTTATTTTGATCGGATTGTTTTCCAAACAAAGGTGCTGGAGGTGTCTTCTCCAACAGCCGGCAGCGCTCTGCTGGGACCCTCCCAGATCCAGTCCCTACAGGCAGCTCAGGAGCTCACTGTTCGCACCATGTCAGCACACGGGGAATCTTGTGACTCTTTCCCAGTCAACGTGCcgtccaaaatggccgccattaTGGCCGGTTCGCTCGCGAGCGCCCCGGTGGCGCCGCCCCACGCCTGCGAGCCCGTCGGAACCACAAACCTGCCCTCGTTATTGTCTTTGGGAAAGTCCGCTGCCAATGCCTCCCCAGCGGTCTGCCCGTCACCTCCGAACAGAGACATTTCTAGCCTCACAGCGGAGGCCGCTGCCAACTCTCCCCAAGTCCCACACTCACCAGCCTCATTTGTAAAGGCCTGGGCCGACCCCACGTCCGCTCCCGAGGCCACGTCACCCGTTACGTCCCTCGTCACCCCAGTGGTAATCAACCAGATTCTCACCTCGTCTTCCAGTTAAATCCGTCCGATTGACTGTTCTGTTCTTTCAGCAGATGACGTGCCCCGCTTGGTCGGCTCCCCAAGCGCCTCCTGTAATGGCGGTCGCACAAACACCAGAGCCGGCGGCGACCACGTCGGATCAACGCAGAGATGCCGATAGCCCCGGAACGATACGTCCCTTTCCATCCATTACAGATTTCATCGAAGATCCCTGTGCCAAACTGGAAGCGCCGGAGCGCGTCCCCACACCGCCCAAAGCCCCAATCACAGACCTCCTTAACCCTTCGGACACTTTAATCCTTCGACCCCCGAGTACTTCACCGCTGGACTCTGAGGTTGAGGAGGAACAAGAGAACAAACGCTTAGTGTCAATTGAGGAGTTTTTGAGACCAGACAAGGACCCAGCATACACAAAGGGACAACAGGTTAGCTCTCGCCCGTTGATGATCATTTCCAAGTGCTTTGAATCCAATCAACTGTTTCCAAGAAGCCTTGACGGGGAATGTTTGTGTCATTGCAGAGCTTTGGCACAGAGCCCCCCAATGACTACCTGGCTGACAACAGCCGCTCAGACCTGTCTGACATCctagaagaggaagaagaagtttACTCCGACCATCTGGCGGAAGCGCCCAACAGGGGATACACAATTACAGCTGGCAGAGTACGTATCCACACATCAATTCATACCAGTCATTTTCTTTGCCCGAGTTACGTATATATTGAAAATAGCATTTTCTGATTGTCATTCCTGTTTCATCTCTTTTGATTTTGCATGACTCTTTTTGCCTGCTTTATTTCACCATCTTTCTCGCCGGGTAACGGATACGATCGTAGGTAACCAAATCGGAGCCTTCAGACAGTGATGAAGATGTTCTTGAGAGGATCCTTAAATTGCCCCTTCAGCGGTACCGCGACAAGCAGCTGTTTAGTATTCCCGAGGTGaccgaggaagaagacggccCTTCACGTCATCACATACAGATTCAACCCAGAGGCTTCCTTCATCAGTGTCACCACCATCCACAGCAGCACCACTTCAACGTGGATCCCAGATCCCTCACTAAAGAGCCTGGATGTGAAGGTCCGGCCACCAGGCGAGGTCCCTTCCGCTGTCCTGCCCCCAAAGACAGAGTACTACTTCGAGGGTTAGGGGACCGCCTTAGGAGGGAGGCCATGCTCCGGAGTCAGAAGGCCGCaacggcggcagcggcagcgtcTAACTCGGGCCATGACCCTACCCCGCCGCCAAGAACCTACCCAGTAAGCAAAACAGTACGCACCGTCAAATCACCAATTGGGCGTCGGATGGAGATTGACGTGGACTACGGGACGGATGACAATGAGGAAGCAGATGCCACAGGGGAAGTGGTGCTAGAACAGATGAGCTCAGAGTGGTGGATCGAAAGCGCTCCAATGGAGCACAGAGGACCTTCCTACCGTCAAGGAAGAAAGACCTTGGTAAAAAATTGACTTCCCCTTTCAGCTTTGCCCCAGCCCCATTTTTACCCCTTTTTTAGCAGTTGGCCCTTCCCTGTACTATAGCTCCATAAACACGAGTCCCTCGTCAATCATCAATCCCTATTTGCTTTTACTTGAGCCGTCAAAGTTGCTTTTATGTAGGTCATTGTCGTTTGCTAAAGGCACTAATACGATACGTTTTTTTGACATTGTAGTTCATCTTCATTCACTTTGTAAACAAGAGGCATTGCAACTCCATGTGTGTTATCTCGTTCTTGGTGGTGTGCAACAAAAAATGTACCTTGCCTTATTGGAGAAAAGATTATTCCAATTAAGCGAGAATGAGAATTTGCTTTTTCCTCCCCCTTTGTTGTGTTTCCCCTGTAAATTGCTGCTGACCATCCTTCCCTTGTGTTTGAGATGTTTTCCTTATTTCCGTTTTCTGTTTGGTTGCGCAGGAGCCCAGTCAACTAACAAGATTGGAGGCGGGTCCATCATGGGGGCCGGACTCCAAATCAGTGGCTTTGCAAAGCCAGCAGCCGAAAGGTCAgagactctctctctttttttttttcttttcctgcagCGGGATTGTTGAAGTGATGCCAGCCCACCTGtgcttccctccctcccgcacGCCGCTAGTCAGATTAGCAGCATGTGTGGCTAGGGAGGAGTGCCAGCAGTGATGGAGAAGTGGGAGCAGCCCACTAAGCTGAGAACAAGCTTACCGTAACCTAAAGTGGCTTGTCATGACAGGGGGAAGTGACAATCTTAAAATAGTCACATTGATTAGCTGACAAAAGCAGCAATGTTCTTCTTGCTTtctccttttatttttattaatttttttattcaatgagactcgtttttttttttgctagatcCGAATATTCAACACTCATTCAAGTCGATGCCTATTTTACAGTGAGGCCTGTCAGACTTTCTGTCTTCATCAGTAAGGATGTGAAACCGCAAGTTCTCTGTCCATGCTTCTCGCCAGCCACAGATGGCCTCCATAATGAGATAGAGAGCAGATTCTCTTCGGAGCAGCTTAAGTCTCACTACAGCTCTTCAAATTTCTCTCACTTTGTCAAATTGGATCGACACGGTCACAAGTTGCCGGGTCACGGCAGCATTACGTATGCCTCACCACTGCAATGCAGAGGCGGCCCccaaatgttttcctttttttaaattcaatcaCTAATGCAACGGAGCATACGAATTATGAAAGTCCTTGTTTCgtgggtgggggaaaaaaagtagcaTGCAATAAATGGCACTTGCGTACGTGTTGCAAGTTGTTTGATCTAGATGAGATTGTGTCAAGCAGCACAGTTTCCCTTTCTTGCTGGCGTGGCTGTTGCAGATCATGAacgagtgtgtgtttgtcaaaCAGCTCACACAGCTTAGGATCAGTGCTTTAGCTTGATTACCTCTTTTAAGGACACGCCTGAGCTAAgcgaggagcaagctccagcaacCGGCCTTGCAAGCATTTGTACAATATGTGTCAAGAActtgaataattttttttttttggaatgatttATTCTTCACGCACTTCTTGCAGGTTCTTTTGACTCAGCCAAGAAAAAAGGAGATCCCAGCCAATTGCGCATCTTTGTGGCCCTCTTCCCTTATGAGCCTGCCACCATGTCACCTAACCCGGACGCCGCTGAGGAAGAGCTGCCTTTTCGAGAAGGACAGATTATCACAGTATGCACAATATCATCAACGGAAGAAATATTTCACCCTATAAGCATTTCTACTATTTGAATCCAGTGAACATATTAGTGATGCCAGCAGCTCCTGAATTAAGAGCTGGTTTTCTACTCAGGTTTACGGTGATAAAGATTCAGACGGGTTCTACCGAGGAGAGTCCGCTGGTCGTTCGGGCTACGTGCCTTGCAACATGGTGTCCGAGATCCAGGTGGAGGATGAAGAAACCCGGCAGCAGCTTCTGCAGCAGGGCTTCTTATCAACCCCAGCGCCCGTAGAGAAGATAGGTATGGAATTTGATTCAAATATGGATTGATGACCTAAAATTGAATTGCTCTTGGGCATCCGTACTAAAAAAATTCATGCGCATAGTCTCACCCTTGGTCATGATTTAATGCAACGGGAAAATGGCTACCTACTAATGCACAAAGTTAAACCCGCTTTGCAAAGTTAGTGGGCCTTATGCAGCAGATTTTCAGATCCATTTTGAACacggcggggtggggggggatacGTTTTCAGTAGCATACAGCTTGGCCAAAGATCAAATCACATTGAAAGTGCACAAGTGTGAAAAAGTGGGTGCTGATATAATCAACATGTGACAGCTAGCGCCATACTcagtttttccattttcaatgGAGAGATTTTCTACTCTTGTGATTTCAGTGCAATTGTGAAGATATGAGCATAACGTCCAGTGTAAGGAAAGTCACATGATCGTAGCTAAATGCTAATCATAATGACACTTACTTGAACAACAAAACGTCATCTACTGTTTCCTGCATGaggcccactttttttttttttttttaagtctccaATATAAATGTGTGCTATAAGGGTACTTATTGTTTTTCAATTCTACTGTGTTGCTTTTATGGAAATCATAACCATCAGATGCAATGGCTGTTTTTGTTGCCTTGCAAATTCAAGCTGACGCTTTGCTTGCGTTTCCTGCTTTGTAGCCAGTGCCGAGCAGCGAGTCATCGTTAACGCTCCAAAACCTTTTTCACTTCCACTGGCACTCGACTTTCACGATGTCTGCTGCTTGCTGCTTTGTTACTGGCTTTTAGTTGGCTCTTTGTTTGCACCCCCTGTCCTTTTTgctctgatttatttttttattttggtgtcACCTATTTTGGTTTTCTATTCTAAAATCCCATGAAGGCActcgcacacatgcacagctcccACGTCGCCCTGTTCCACCGGCCAAACCGAGACGATCCAAGAAAGGTGTGTCCCACTCCCGCTGCCCTCCTTTTTTGGCTCTTCTCTGCTTTGCGTCCCTTTTTGTCTCTTTCGCCTCATCAATTACATTTCACACAGTGACCAGAGGGGATTTAGAATAGCTCCGTCACTTTCATATTCTGCCATTAAAGCCGTTTTGTACCGTTCTAGTACAGTGCAAACTCTAAAGTTGTATTTATTGTTGGCTAACCAATTAGCGCTTTGACCAAATACGATTGAAAATTCTAAAATCTCAAAAACATAAAGGAGCCTTTCTTACTTCTTGTAGTCGGCACATTTACCAGGCTCCTAATCCCTTCTGATCATTATGTGTGAGTTAGTGCCGACTGTAAattcaaaatcacttttttagcCTACGAGGTGTCATTTCCGGTATGTTTCTACAAACAAATGTTTCCATTTTATCCCTCGTCTCGTCTCTTCCAGTGGAGTCTGCAACACTCTGGGAGGAGAGTGTAGACTCCTCCAGTCAAGGTTTGTCATTTGCCCTTTGACCCTTAAACTCCTCTGCATGATGACATctgtggacggacggacgttcTGTCAACAACTTGCATGTGCGGTGTTCATCTTGTATTTTCACGTCATTGTTGGTTGTGTCAACGTGTAACGCCACCTCTCATCTTCATCCACCaagaatttgatttagtttttttttttcttccctgagTGTACTCCCAATTTCCTAAAACATAATAGAGTGTAAGTGGTTGTCTGCGTTGGCCATTTTGTTGACGAtccatttttttccactcaTCCAATGCAATGAATTATGACAACATGTCTTTCATTAATTCTTCATTAACATCTTGATGTTAGCGATTGCAAGCATCTTAACTCTTCTTTCCTCAGGGCACATAATTCTTTTAACTCATCTTTTTCTTCACGTTCACTTGCAGTGGTGCTTCGCTCTGCATTCGGGTTGTCACCCTAAACATGGACGAACCTGTCTTATGATATATTTTCCTGCATGTGTAGATGCAAGGAGCCAGGCAGCTGCTGCACCTGCAGCAAACTCCGCCCCAGGATCTCGCCGGATGGTGGCCATCTTTGATTACGATCCGCGGGAGAGCTCACCCAACACCGATATCGAGGTCAGACACGCTGAGAAGTAATCGTTGTTGCTTGCGTGCGTTTGTCTGACTTTCACAATTTGAATTAGGCCGAGTTGACCTTCAGCGCTGGAGATATCATTCATGTGATTGGGGATATGGATGAAGATGGCTTCTTCTATGTAaatattgtattaaaaaaaaaaaagagggtggATTATGATTCTGGAAACAATAGTGcatttttttgtacttttctGTTTGTGTTAGGGTGACTTGAATGGACAACGTGGCTTGGTGCCGTCCAATTTCCTGCAAGCTTTAGCAGAAGATGCTCCAGCCGAGCATGCCTCCGCTCAGCCTGCACCAGAACACAAGAAAGAATCACAGGTAGCTAAGTACTTGCAGTTTGTGGCCTgactttgctttcttttttttttaactcatttcctcctcatcttttgtctttttttttttttttttaaactgtcaaTTGCTGTCTTACACTATTCTGTTTCTATTTCTCAAActtggttgcttttttttctttcttttcctccccGCCGCTCCGCCATTTCCTGCATGACCTTTTTGCAGAAGCAGAAACGAACAGTGCACTTTGAGACTTGATTGTAAGTGTTGTCTGAAGGGGAGCCAGTGTCTTCTCCATTCAGTCCCTGTTTGTTCATGTTCTTCCACTGTAGATCCACATTGCTCCCTGGATTCAATCCAAATGTGCTTTTAGTTACATGCTCCCTCCTTGTGTACTGTAATGACTGTGCTCTCGTACTTCAATTAGTGCAACAGAACTTTATCACCAAAccttcaatgtttttcttttgcctcCCCCTGAAGGAAAGCTCCTCTAAAGATCAACAAGATCCCAGGCCCTCAACAAACCACGATACTTTCATCCCTCAAGAGGAATCTCCATGCCCCCAGCCAACAGAAGACTCAGAACCACTGGCCGTAAGCAGCACATTAGAACCGGACCCCGCCTCTCCTCCAGCCCCTCACCCAGCGCTGGCCGACTGCTCTGCAGCggggaaaaagaagaaaggcTTCTTCTCCAAAGGCAAGAAACTGTTCAAAAGGTTTGGATCCAGCAAGAAAGAATGAAAGGCAGGACCTGATACTTGATacccatgttttattttttgaagcACTTTCTTTCTCTTCCCGATTCAGTCAGTGGCAAGCACAGCTGGTAACCTTCAGTCATTTATTCAATTTAACCAATAAGTACATTTGCCTTAGAAAACTGCTAGACAAGCTTGGAATGAAATGTGCAATGTCGCTAGTCCAGCAATAGCTAATTATCAAACCAGCAGCAGCTCCTTCTATAGTTGTCGCAATAGAAACTGAAAGGTGTGGCGTCGCTCCACGACAAAAGGCCTCATGGAGCTTTGACTAAACGAAAGCTAACTTGTAGAAGCAGCAGCAGTCTTCCTCCTCTGTTGGATGATTATTCACACATTCATTTTAACCCTAATGTGTTTCCGATGTTTGTCATAATGATTATGTTCTGTATCGTAGACTCGCTGGAGTGTGCATGCAGTCGTTGAGTGGCACTAAAGAcggggatgtgtgtgtgtgtgtttgcgctgTGCGTGTAAGCGTGCGTGCGCGCTATCCAAAGCAAATGCCTTTTTCCGATATTAGCACCGGAGCTCTCGAATTTGTCGCCACCGGCCTAATCGATGCATCCAAGCTAGCTTTGTAAAAAGAGCTTTTGAATTGAACAACTGCAATAAtaacgtttatttcgatgccctcctgatattttttttcacggTTGTGGATAGTGTGCAGAAAGACAATGCCAAAATCTTGAGGTGCTTTTCCTGTTTGAAAACGC
The Syngnathus typhle isolate RoL2023-S1 ecotype Sweden linkage group LG15, RoL_Styp_1.0, whole genome shotgun sequence DNA segment above includes these coding regions:
- the LOC133168571 gene encoding RIMS-binding protein 2-like isoform X12; protein product: MYDLWARPEPPEQTFVNMQCRQESQTLEQTQQELRKSEEQRDSGQGDKSVPASVCVPSKSLLGKRHHSLYENLNGFEAEGDHKNGADYHFLVRQNFELLRALDELKKTCSILREENCLLRKSSAPETEEKVRRLRRKNTELAVLAKRLEERARKLQEANLKMVSAPSLIRPGSVEHYKRAFARQRARDLAQHADALLCKEKEIAALQQNFRELEAQLGTANGSPVPSVRVEFEKLLRESQREVLRLQRQLAVTSTTQHQNKNPDPGDPEKCETSAQMVDEEGKVVGETPPRVPLDESPSRCEKTPGEEEEESGLPVTPPQPGLSPTPSQEEKNSQKHLHYLESELTKKRKECENLEHEAKKRQKKCLDLESQLEDEQGQNEKLEEEAHLLRRKAQLLDQTRVENDDLKEELSKVSAQHNSVLEENQRLCAKLENLEQVLKHMREVAERRQQLELEHEQALAILKFKQDEIKRLQRAQLFAKREHEGVVQMLEELVELVLRRELSKVRDLEEKCRSQSEQFGLLSRELEKFRLQASKSDLAGAALLNHPGLSVLTNGVGLSTDRDCTDGSWDMESLSEIAFWSLEGGDTLSCPEDVAAALRSMGSTPHAAGLSRAERSPLTKHRELPTISVSKSANSSSKSETANLTPKSEGHLSPHKSSPSHEVDTASEVEELDVDLAPAPYAASRGASKLQVFIARYSYNPYDGPNDNPEMELPLTAGEYIYVYGGMDDDGFYEGELVDGRRGLVPSNFVEPVSDDDVMGTDPPETIELSHNSSLHSASHQHHLHASVRASDRSELSSVCGPASASSNSALAVSAPLTNGLDLDLEEVGADTVPYPRKLTLIKQLAKSIIISWDPPSVPAGWGNVWSYNVYVDQELRLNVPFGAQTKAVLERLDINLKAYRVSVQSLTEKGLSDQLRCSMLIGRDVCVAPTQLSVDRVTATSANLSWLPSNSNYVHIVFLNEEECELVKAGCYSLCLNNLLPSLRYSVKVEARPHRTPWELPVERRQRTSATINFNTLMAGPPDAPLDVQLEHGPSPGIALISWLPVTIDCAGTSNGVRVTGYTMYADKKKVLEVSSPTAGSALLGPSQIQSLQAAQELTVRTMSAHGESCDSFPVNVPSKMAAIMAGSLASAPVAPPHACEPVGTTNLPSLLSLGKSAANASPAVCPSPPNRDISSLTAEAAANSPQVPHSPASFVKAWADPTSAPEATSPVTSLVTPVQMTCPAWSAPQAPPVMAVAQTPEPAATTSDQRRDADSPGTIRPFPSITDFIEDPCAKLEAPERVPTPPKAPITDLLNPSDTLILRPPSTSPLDSEVEEEQENKRLVSIEEFLRPDKDPAYTKGQQSFGTEPPNDYLADNSRSDLSDILEEEEEVYSDHLAEAPNRGYTITAGRVTKSEPSDSDEDVLERILKLPLQRYRDKQLFSIPEVTEEEDGPSRHHIQIQPRGFLHQCHHHPQQHHFNVDPRSLTKEPGCEGPATRRGPFRCPAPKDRVLLRGLGDRLRREAMLRSQKAATAAAAASNSGHDPTPPPRTYPVSKTVRTVKSPIGRRMEIDVDYGTDDNEEADATGEVVLEQMSSEWWIESAPMEHRGPSYRQGRKTLEPSQLTRLEAGPSWGPDSKSVALQSQQPKGSFDSAKKKGDPSQLRIFVALFPYEPATMSPNPDAAEEELPFREGQIITVYGDKDSDGFYRGESAGRSGYVPCNMVSEIQVEDEETRQQLLQQGFLSTPAPVEKIGTRTHAQLPRRPVPPAKPRRSKKVESATLWEESVDSSSQDARSQAAAAPAANSAPGSRRMVAIFDYDPRESSPNTDIEAELTFSAGDIIHVIGDMDEDGFFYGDLNGQRGLVPSNFLQALAEDAPAEHASAQPAPEHKKESQESSSKDQQDPRPSTNHDTFIPQEESPCPQPTEDSEPLAVSSTLEPDPASPPAPHPALADCSAAGKKKKGFFSKGKKLFKRFGSSKKE
- the LOC133168571 gene encoding RIMS-binding protein 2-like isoform X11, producing the protein MYDLWARPEPPEQTFVNMQCRQESQTLEQTQQELRKSEEQRDSGQGDKSVPASVCVPSKSLLGKRHHSLYENLNGFEAEGDHKNGADYHFLVRQNFELLRALDELKKTCSILREENCLLRKSSAPETEEKVRRLRRKNTELAVLAKRLEERARKLQEANLKMVSAPSLIRPGSVEHYKRAFARQRARDLAQHADALLCKEKEIAALQQNFRELEAQLGTANGSPVPSVRVEFEKLLRESQREVLRLQRQLAVTSTTQHQNKNPDPGDPEKCETSAQMVDEEGKVVGETPPRVPLDESPSRCEKTPGEEEEESGLPVTPPQPGLSPTPSQEEKNSQKHLHYLESELTKKRKECENLEHEAKKRQKKCLDLESQLEDEQGQNEKLEEEAHLLRRKAQLLDQTRVENDDLKEELSKVSAQHNSVLEENQRLCAKLENLEQVLKHMREVAERRQQLELEHEQALAILKFKQDEIKRLQRAQLFAKREHEGVVQMLEELVELVLRRELSKVRDLEEKCRSQSEQFGLLSRELEKFRLQASKSDLAGAALLNHPGLSVLTNGVGLSTDRDCTDGSWDMESLSEIAFWSLEGGDTLSCPEGNDVAAALRSMGSTPHAAGLSRAERSPLTKHRELPTISVSKSANSSSKSETANLTPKSEGHLSPHKSSPSHEVDTASEVEELDVDLAPAPYAASRGASKLQVFIARYSYNPYDGPNDNPEMELPLTAGEYIYVYGGMDDDGFYEGELVDGRRGLVPSNFVEPVSDDDVMGTDPPETIELSHNSSLHSASHQHHLHASVRASDRSELSSVCGPASASSNSALAVSAPLTNGLDLDLEEVGADTVPYPRKLTLIKQLAKSIIISWDPPSVPAGWGNVWSYNVYVDQELRLNVPFGAQTKAVLERLDINLKAYRVSVQSLTEKGLSDQLRCSMLIGRDVCVAPTQLSVDRVTATSANLSWLPSNSNYVHIVFLNEEECELVKAGCYSLCLNNLLPSLRYSVKVEARPHRTPWELPVERRQRTSATINFNTLMAGPPDAPLDVQLEHGPSPGIALISWLPVTIDCAGTSNGVRVTGYTMYADKKKVLEVSSPTAGSALLGPSQIQSLQAAQELTVRTMSAHGESCDSFPVNVPSKMAAIMAGSLASAPVAPPHACEPVGTTNLPSLLSLGKSAANASPAVCPSPPNRDISSLTAEAAANSPQVPHSPASFVKAWADPTSAPEATSPVTSLVTPVQMTCPAWSAPQAPPVMAVAQTPEPAATTSDQRRDADSPGTIRPFPSITDFIEDPCAKLEAPERVPTPPKAPITDLLNPSDTLILRPPSTSPLDSEVEEEQENKRLVSIEEFLRPDKDPAYTKGQQSFGTEPPNDYLADNSRSDLSDILEEEEEVYSDHLAEAPNRGYTITAGRVTKSEPSDSDEDVLERILKLPLQRYRDKQLFSIPEVTEEEDGPSRHHIQIQPRGFLHQCHHHPQQHHFNVDPRSLTKEPGCEGPATRRGPFRCPAPKDRVLLRGLGDRLRREAMLRSQKAATAAAAASNSGHDPTPPPRTYPVSKTVRTVKSPIGRRMEIDVDYGTDDNEEADATGEVVLEQMSSEWWIESAPMEHRGPSYRQGRKTLEPSQLTRLEAGPSWGPDSKSVALQSQQPKGSFDSAKKKGDPSQLRIFVALFPYEPATMSPNPDAAEEELPFREGQIITVYGDKDSDGFYRGESAGRSGYVPCNMVSEIQVEDEETRQQLLQQGFLSTPAPVEKIGTRTHAQLPRRPVPPAKPRRSKKVESATLWEESVDSSSQDARSQAAAAPAANSAPGSRRMVAIFDYDPRESSPNTDIEAELTFSAGDIIHVIGDMDEDGFFYGDLNGQRGLVPSNFLQALAEDAPAEHASAQPAPEHKKESQESSSKDQQDPRPSTNHDTFIPQEESPCPQPTEDSEPLAVSSTLEPDPASPPAPHPALADCSAAGKKKKGFFSKGKKLFKRFGSSKKE
- the LOC133168571 gene encoding peripheral-type benzodiazepine receptor-associated protein 1-like isoform X10, which encodes MLSGKINSEQGVYKLHRQELELEKAIILCHLLETHQDFIHKRHIARQLTQDGGSFHVNHSRTSKIDPCLSKKNSKLDHPVQREASSDLCLDDTTSGAVDTCWSSALKIQHPPNTPCAHCNDQAPDYTQSTGANESPPSKCMDRNMENGADYHFLVRQNFELLRALDELKKTCSILREENCLLRKSSAPETEEKVRRLRRKNTELAVLAKRLEERARKLQEANLKMVSAPSLIRPGSVEHYKRAFARQRARDLAQHADALLCKEKEIAALQQNFRELEAQLGTANGSPVPSVRVEFEKLLRESQREVLRLQRQLAVTSTTQHQNKNPDPGDPEKCETSAQMVDEEGKVVGETPPRVPLDESPSRCEKTPGEEEEESGLPVTPPQPGLSPTPSQEEKNSQKHLHYLESELTKKRKECENLEHEAKKRQKKCLDLESQLEDEQGQNEKLEEEAHLLRRKAQLLDQTRVENDDLKEELSKVSAQHNSVLEENQRLCAKLENLEQVLKHMREVAERRQQLELEHEQALAILKFKQDEIKRLQRAQLFAKREHEGVVQMLEELVELVLRRELSKVRDLEEKCRSQSEQFGLLSRELEKFRLQASKSDLAGAALLNHPGLSVLTNGVGLSTDRDCTDGSWDMESLSEIAFWSLEGGDTLSCPEGNDVAAALRSMGSTPHAAGLSRAERSPLTKHRELPTISVSKSANSSSKSETANLTPKSEGHLSPHKSSPSHEVDTASEVEELDVDLAPAPYAASRGASKLQVFIARYSYNPYDGPNDNPEMELPLTAGEYIYVYGGMDDDGFYEGELVDGRRGLVPSNFVEPVSDDDVMGTDPPETIELSHNSSLHSASHQHHLHASVRASDRSELSSVCGPASASSNSALAVSAPLTNGLDLDLEEVGADTVPYPRKLTLIKQLAKSIIISWDPPSVPAGWGNVWSYNVYVDQELRLNVPFGAQTKAVLERLDINLKAYRVSVQSLTEKGLSDQLRCSMLIGRDVCVAPTQLSVDRVTATSANLSWLPSNSNYVHIVFLNEEECELVKAGCYSLCLNNLLPSLRYSVKVEARPHRTPWELPVERRQRTSATINFNTLMAGPPDAPLDVQLEHGPSPGIALISWLPVTIDCAGTSNGVRVTGYTMYADKKKVLEVSSPTAGSALLGPSQIQSLQAAQELTVRTMSAHGESCDSFPVNVPSKMAAIMAGSLASAPVAPPHACEPVGTTNLPSLLSLGKSAANASPAVCPSPPNRDISSLTAEAAANSPQVPHSPASFVKAWADPTSAPEATSPVTSLVTPVQMTCPAWSAPQAPPVMAVAQTPEPAATTSDQRRDADSPGTIRPFPSITDFIEDPCAKLEAPERVPTPPKAPITDLLNPSDTLILRPPSTSPLDSEVEEEQENKRLVSIEEFLRPDKDPAYTKGQQSFGTEPPNDYLADNSRSDLSDILEEEEEVYSDHLAEAPNRGYTITAGRVTKSEPSDSDEDVLERILKLPLQRYRDKQLFSIPEVTEEEDGPSRHHIQIQPRGFLHQCHHHPQQHHFNVDPRSLTKEPGCEGPATRRGPFRCPAPKDRVLLRGLGDRLRREAMLRSQKAATAAAAASNSGHDPTPPPRTYPVSKTVRTVKSPIGRRMEIDVDYGTDDNEEADATGEVVLEQMSSEWWIESAPMEHRGPSYRQGRKTLEPSQLTRLEAGPSWGPDSKSVALQSQQPKGSFDSAKKKGDPSQLRIFVALFPYEPATMSPNPDAAEEELPFREGQIITVYGDKDSDGFYRGESAGRSGYVPCNMVSEIQVEDEETRQQLLQQGFLSTPAPVEKIGTRTHAQLPRRPVPPAKPRRSKKVESATLWEESVDSSSQDARSQAAAAPAANSAPGSRRMVAIFDYDPRESSPNTDIEAELTFSAGDIIHVIGDMDEDGFFYGDLNGQRGLVPSNFLQALAEDAPAEHASAQPAPEHKKESQESSSKDQQDPRPSTNHDTFIPQEESPCPQPTEDSEPLAVSSTLEPDPASPPAPHPALADCSAAGKKKKGFFSKGKKLFKRFGSSKKE